The following proteins are encoded in a genomic region of Gossypium hirsutum isolate 1008001.06 chromosome D05, Gossypium_hirsutum_v2.1, whole genome shotgun sequence:
- the LOC107903739 gene encoding transcription factor bHLH90 isoform X2: protein MRGFDRAVEWLRPFVDSKGWDFCVVWKLGDDPSSACFNVKVEKDESQKPFCRDGHFQHSIRSKACEALSHFPFAISLYAGIHGEVAMSNQPSWVNHGNPSGSQSSNVEMTGTRVLIPVFSGLIELFTSEHMPKDQNLIELVTSQCNAVLKQEITTGENYAKANLDKWYNLPFSISLSTFVPRIELIPPISDSNSHHSLDGSHSGSSPSIEHPPFASDSAYISQDEQFKQLIGTYYGTKRLRCSKNVPEQQARFAPDGNKSIKDKTRTTKQPAKEKFHSKNLVMERNRRKKINDQLFKLRALVPKISKMDRTAILTDAIEYIGDLLEEKKKLENELMKIDEENCEKSNLELKSTLLDKSPKDNMSAVKPNQVSSSLAEMAKMGVHVEVNQLTKREFLIKLYYEHKRGSFAKLMEGIDSLGLQVIDANVTTFNGKVLSMLKVEANRDFQSRKLRDFLTNLTK from the exons ATGAGAGGTTTTGATAGAGCAGTGGAATGGCTTAGACCATTTGTTGATAGTAAAGGTTGGGATTTTTGTGTTGTTTGGAAATTGGGTGATGATCCATCGAG TGCTTGTTTTAATGTCAAAGTGGAAAAAGATGAGTCGCAGAAGCCATTTTGCAGGGATGGTCATTTCCAACATTCCATAAGATCAAAGGCTTGTGAAGCTCTTTCACATTTTCCTTTCGCCATTTCTCTCTATGCTGG GATTCATGGAGAGGTAGCTATGTCAAATCAGCCAAGTTGGGTTAACCATGGCAATCCCTCTGGTTCACAGTCTTCAAATGTG GAAATGACAGGAACCCGAGTTCTGATCCCAGTTTTCAGTGGTCTTATCGAGCTCTTCACTTCGGAACAT ATGCCGAAAGATCAGAACCTCATAGAGTTGGTAACATCTCAATGCAATGCAGTTTTAAAACAAGAaatcacaactggagaaaactaTGCAAAAGCAAATCTTGACAAATGGTATAACTTGCCATTTTCCATCAGCTTGTCGACTTTTGTTCCGAGAATCGAATTGATTCCCCCAATATCAGATTCAAACTCCCATCATAGCTTGGATGGATCACACAGTGGTTCCAGTCCTTCAATTGAACATCCACCATTTGCTTCAGATTCTGCCTATATTTCTCAAGATGAGCAATTCAAGCAGCTAATTGGCACATATTATGGAACGAAAAGATTAAGATGCAGCAAAAATGTGCCCGAGCAACAAGCAAGGTTTGCTCCAGACGGTAACAAGTCCATAAAAGACAAAACGAGAACTACCAAGCAGCCTGCAAAAGAGAAATTCCATTCTAAGAATCTTGTCATGGAGAGGAATCGAAGGAAGAAGATAAATGACCAGCTCTTCAAGCTACGAGCTTTAGTCCCTAAGATATCCAAG ATGGATAGAACTGCCATTCTTACGGATGCCATTGAATATATCGGAGATTTGCTGGAGGAGAAGAAGAAACTTGAAAATGAGCTcatgaaaatcgatgaagaaaaCTGTGAAAAGAGCAACTTAGAACTGAAGTCTACATTGTTAGACAAGTCACCTAAGGACAACATGTCTGCCGTTAAGCCAAACCAAGTTTCGTCCAGCCTTGCCGAAATGGCAAAAATGGGG GTACATGTAGAAGTGAACCAGTTAACTAAACGGGAGTTCTTGATCAAGCTCTATTATGAGCACAAGAGAGGAAGCTTTGCAAAGTTGATGGAGGGCATAGATTCTTTGGGACTTCAAGTGATTGATGCTAATGTCACAACATTTAATGGAAAGGTTCTCAGCATGCTCAAAGTTGAG GCAAACAGGGATTTTCAATCCAGAAAACTGAGGGACTTCTTGACAAACCTAACAAAGTAG
- the LOC107903739 gene encoding transcription factor bHLH90 isoform X3: protein MIHRGTSQATCFITIDHHNHACFNVKVEKDESQKPFCRDGHFQHSIRSKACEALSHFPFAISLYAGIHGEVAMSNQPSWVNHGNPSGSQSSNVEMTGTRVLIPVFSGLIELFTSEHMPKDQNLIELVTSQCNAVLKQEITTGENYAKANLDKWYNLPFSISLSTFVPRIELIPPISDSNSHHSLDGSHSGSSPSIEHPPFASDSAYISQDEQFKQLIGTYYGTKRLRCSKNVPEQQARFAPDGNKSIKDKTRTTKQPAKEKFHSKNLVMERNRRKKINDQLFKLRALVPKISKMDRTAILTDAIEYIGDLLEEKKKLENELMKIDEENCEKSNLELKSTLLDKSPKDNMSAVKPNQVSSSLAEMAKMGVHVEVNQLTKREFLIKLYYEHKRGSFAKLMEGIDSLGLQVIDANVTTFNGKVLSMLKVEANRDFQSRKLRDFLTNLTK from the exons ATGATCCATCGAGGTACTTCTCAAGCTACTTGTTTCATCACCATTGATCACCATAACCA TGCTTGTTTTAATGTCAAAGTGGAAAAAGATGAGTCGCAGAAGCCATTTTGCAGGGATGGTCATTTCCAACATTCCATAAGATCAAAGGCTTGTGAAGCTCTTTCACATTTTCCTTTCGCCATTTCTCTCTATGCTGG GATTCATGGAGAGGTAGCTATGTCAAATCAGCCAAGTTGGGTTAACCATGGCAATCCCTCTGGTTCACAGTCTTCAAATGTG GAAATGACAGGAACCCGAGTTCTGATCCCAGTTTTCAGTGGTCTTATCGAGCTCTTCACTTCGGAACAT ATGCCGAAAGATCAGAACCTCATAGAGTTGGTAACATCTCAATGCAATGCAGTTTTAAAACAAGAaatcacaactggagaaaactaTGCAAAAGCAAATCTTGACAAATGGTATAACTTGCCATTTTCCATCAGCTTGTCGACTTTTGTTCCGAGAATCGAATTGATTCCCCCAATATCAGATTCAAACTCCCATCATAGCTTGGATGGATCACACAGTGGTTCCAGTCCTTCAATTGAACATCCACCATTTGCTTCAGATTCTGCCTATATTTCTCAAGATGAGCAATTCAAGCAGCTAATTGGCACATATTATGGAACGAAAAGATTAAGATGCAGCAAAAATGTGCCCGAGCAACAAGCAAGGTTTGCTCCAGACGGTAACAAGTCCATAAAAGACAAAACGAGAACTACCAAGCAGCCTGCAAAAGAGAAATTCCATTCTAAGAATCTTGTCATGGAGAGGAATCGAAGGAAGAAGATAAATGACCAGCTCTTCAAGCTACGAGCTTTAGTCCCTAAGATATCCAAG ATGGATAGAACTGCCATTCTTACGGATGCCATTGAATATATCGGAGATTTGCTGGAGGAGAAGAAGAAACTTGAAAATGAGCTcatgaaaatcgatgaagaaaaCTGTGAAAAGAGCAACTTAGAACTGAAGTCTACATTGTTAGACAAGTCACCTAAGGACAACATGTCTGCCGTTAAGCCAAACCAAGTTTCGTCCAGCCTTGCCGAAATGGCAAAAATGGGG GTACATGTAGAAGTGAACCAGTTAACTAAACGGGAGTTCTTGATCAAGCTCTATTATGAGCACAAGAGAGGAAGCTTTGCAAAGTTGATGGAGGGCATAGATTCTTTGGGACTTCAAGTGATTGATGCTAATGTCACAACATTTAATGGAAAGGTTCTCAGCATGCTCAAAGTTGAG GCAAACAGGGATTTTCAATCCAGAAAACTGAGGGACTTCTTGACAAACCTAACAAAGTAG
- the LOC107903739 gene encoding transcription factor bHLH90 isoform X1, giving the protein MRGFDRAVEWLRPFVDSKGWDFCVVWKLGDDPSRFIEWKDCCCSACFNVKVEKDESQKPFCRDGHFQHSIRSKACEALSHFPFAISLYAGIHGEVAMSNQPSWVNHGNPSGSQSSNVEMTGTRVLIPVFSGLIELFTSEHMPKDQNLIELVTSQCNAVLKQEITTGENYAKANLDKWYNLPFSISLSTFVPRIELIPPISDSNSHHSLDGSHSGSSPSIEHPPFASDSAYISQDEQFKQLIGTYYGTKRLRCSKNVPEQQARFAPDGNKSIKDKTRTTKQPAKEKFHSKNLVMERNRRKKINDQLFKLRALVPKISKMDRTAILTDAIEYIGDLLEEKKKLENELMKIDEENCEKSNLELKSTLLDKSPKDNMSAVKPNQVSSSLAEMAKMGVHVEVNQLTKREFLIKLYYEHKRGSFAKLMEGIDSLGLQVIDANVTTFNGKVLSMLKVEANRDFQSRKLRDFLTNLTK; this is encoded by the exons ATGAGAGGTTTTGATAGAGCAGTGGAATGGCTTAGACCATTTGTTGATAGTAAAGGTTGGGATTTTTGTGTTGTTTGGAAATTGGGTGATGATCCATCGAG GTTTATTGAATGGAAAGATTGTTGTTGTAGTGCTTGTTTTAATGTCAAAGTGGAAAAAGATGAGTCGCAGAAGCCATTTTGCAGGGATGGTCATTTCCAACATTCCATAAGATCAAAGGCTTGTGAAGCTCTTTCACATTTTCCTTTCGCCATTTCTCTCTATGCTGG GATTCATGGAGAGGTAGCTATGTCAAATCAGCCAAGTTGGGTTAACCATGGCAATCCCTCTGGTTCACAGTCTTCAAATGTG GAAATGACAGGAACCCGAGTTCTGATCCCAGTTTTCAGTGGTCTTATCGAGCTCTTCACTTCGGAACAT ATGCCGAAAGATCAGAACCTCATAGAGTTGGTAACATCTCAATGCAATGCAGTTTTAAAACAAGAaatcacaactggagaaaactaTGCAAAAGCAAATCTTGACAAATGGTATAACTTGCCATTTTCCATCAGCTTGTCGACTTTTGTTCCGAGAATCGAATTGATTCCCCCAATATCAGATTCAAACTCCCATCATAGCTTGGATGGATCACACAGTGGTTCCAGTCCTTCAATTGAACATCCACCATTTGCTTCAGATTCTGCCTATATTTCTCAAGATGAGCAATTCAAGCAGCTAATTGGCACATATTATGGAACGAAAAGATTAAGATGCAGCAAAAATGTGCCCGAGCAACAAGCAAGGTTTGCTCCAGACGGTAACAAGTCCATAAAAGACAAAACGAGAACTACCAAGCAGCCTGCAAAAGAGAAATTCCATTCTAAGAATCTTGTCATGGAGAGGAATCGAAGGAAGAAGATAAATGACCAGCTCTTCAAGCTACGAGCTTTAGTCCCTAAGATATCCAAG ATGGATAGAACTGCCATTCTTACGGATGCCATTGAATATATCGGAGATTTGCTGGAGGAGAAGAAGAAACTTGAAAATGAGCTcatgaaaatcgatgaagaaaaCTGTGAAAAGAGCAACTTAGAACTGAAGTCTACATTGTTAGACAAGTCACCTAAGGACAACATGTCTGCCGTTAAGCCAAACCAAGTTTCGTCCAGCCTTGCCGAAATGGCAAAAATGGGG GTACATGTAGAAGTGAACCAGTTAACTAAACGGGAGTTCTTGATCAAGCTCTATTATGAGCACAAGAGAGGAAGCTTTGCAAAGTTGATGGAGGGCATAGATTCTTTGGGACTTCAAGTGATTGATGCTAATGTCACAACATTTAATGGAAAGGTTCTCAGCATGCTCAAAGTTGAG GCAAACAGGGATTTTCAATCCAGAAAACTGAGGGACTTCTTGACAAACCTAACAAAGTAG